The genomic interval GAAACGTAAGTAAAAGGTGAAAAGTCACAATTAATTGAAGGGTGAGTGTAACATGGAAATTGAACCAAAATAAGAAAGAGTAAAGAGTGAAGAGTGAAAAGTTGATAAGTGGAAAGGTAAAGAATGAAAATGGTAAAGAAGAAATTAAAGTGTGAACATTAAATTCTAACAAAAAAGTTTAAGATTCAAATTGGATTGCGAGAAAATAAAAGGTGAAAAGCGAAAAGTGAAAATCCAAAGGAAGCAAAAAAGGTATAAttggaaactaaaaaaaataaaaagtgacatATACGAAAGATGAAGAGttaaaaggaaaagggaagagaaaaggggaaaggaaagtgGAAAAGTGATAAGTTATATTAAAATGTAAAACTTAAAAGTGAAAAAAGGTACAAGTAAAAATCGTAAAAGCAGGCGAACAGTGAAACTGAAATTTagaatatgaaatgtaaacagtgaaaattacaaattaagTAAGAATTTACAGCAGAAAGATACAAATATAACAGTTAAAAGTGAATATCTAAAGGCAAAAATTCTGCTATTATCAAAATGCAAATGTCTACCGAAAACATgtgaatagcaaaaaaaaaataccaaaagcaaaaaaaatagcaataaaaaaaaataaataagaaaaactattcaaaaagataaacggaagaagaaaagtgaagaagttaaagtttaaaaaaaatgtaagggTTTTTTAAGTTGACAGGTAAATTGAAAGCGGATAAAAGCGATCGCAATACTATCTcatatgtaaaataatgataatagtaataataataataataataataaagtgaaAAGTGATAAAAGCACAttaataaaagtaaagtaaaagtttaaaagtaaaacgaataataaaaaataaaaagtgttataGGTGAAAGGAAAGTGTaaagtgaaaaatcaaataGGCAGAAAAGTTAAAATTATGTTACACTCTCAGTAAATAGCGAAGGCAAAGTAAAAACAACGTTATATAATGAAAAGCGAAGAGTGAAAAGGTAAAAGTTAAGTGTGAAACGTAAGTAAAAGGTTAAAAGTCAAAATTAAGAGGAGGGTGAGTGTAACATGGAAAGTgaaccaaaaaaatgaaagagtaaAGAGTGAGGAATGAAAAGTTGATAAGTGGAAAGGTAAAGAATGAAActggtaaagaaaaaaatagcgTGAACATTAcatactaaaaaaaaagtttaagtaAGAGATTTAAAGTggattgcaaaaaaataaaggtgAAAAGCGAGTAGTGAAAATCCAAAGGAAGCAAAAAAGGTATAATTGAAAACTAAATAATAAAAAGTGACATAGGAAAAGTGAAGAGTTAAAAGAAAGCTAGGATATagaaaagtggaaaggaaagaGGAAATGTGAAAGTTatattaaaaagtaaaactGAAAAGTGATAAAATACAACTGAGTAAAAAGATATCGTAAAGCAGGCGAACAGTGAAAAGTTAAAATTTTAAAGTGAAATGTAAACAGtgaaaattacaaattaagTAGGAATTTACAACAGAAAGAttcaaatataacatttaaaagtTAATATCTAAAGGCAAAAATTATGCTATTATCAAAatgcatttatatatattattgtcaaTCGCATactatagtgttttttttttttccttttcctcacCTGCACAACAGATCTCGTCTGTTTATGGTTATTTTATGCCATGAGTTGTTTGCTCTGTGCCATCTAACCTCAACCTTTTCTATTGAAACTCCAGCCCATGCACGGATCGATGAATAAATACAACTCCAgtatacttttgaagttatcAGAACGGGTATGCAATATACACCTCTCTGCAGTCTTGTATACGTCTCTGCACTCTCTGAAATCAATATGCAGTCATCCATTCTAGTTTAATCCCGGAGTTTATGATTACCGTAGTTGACAGCTGATAGATAAGCCTACTAGTATCTTACAGAAGCGATTCTATGATGTTTTCATGGTTATGATGAGGTGATACATTTATATACCAGGAGGTTGTTTGAAACAAGGGAAACTTGTGAACCCGTCTGCAAAACTGAAATAGCAGAGCCTAGACAGAACTGCAAACACTTCACAAGGACTTGGTTcaatcaaaagtttttttttttcagtgttacaGTATAGTGAAGGGTAAGTATACATCCTACGCTTGTTAAGGTCTTACGCTTGATTCTCTACTCTTTTGTAAAGATATAGAGTCTGTGTAATTTTTCTACTCTTATATACTATATTCTTaagtaaatatttatatttttttctctccccacAGACGCATAGGGGTATACCCCTCCCTACTTCTTCCGGGGGCATGATTATATATACCTTTCATTACTTGATATATAAGAGACACATTGATTAGAATATTATGCGAGTTGATATGCTGGTTTATTGCCGAGATATAGTTTTCATTAATTAGATTGTTGATTCttctcacatttttttcttactcATGTATGTTTAATTTACTGTAAACTACGAAGAGTTGAATACTTTGTTTACTATTACTATAGTATTTATTCGATTGCCGTACGCAGCGAGTGGGGTCCTGagtccccctcccccaaaaagaaaacatttttagggggCAAAATGATTGTTTTCTTACATTTgcgatttattttcaatgagtttgaatttctttctttccctctgaAGATCCCGAAACAATCACGATGGCGACGAACATTTCAACAGCAGCTATGATGACAAGTAAGAATGATTTTATACAGTGGTACTTATCGAGTGGTGTATATAAACTTTCGATATGATTCATTTCACATACAGGCCCATTTCCCAAGTAATGGAGGTCGTAATTACTAAAATACAATTCATACCACCATTTACCTGTTtgttaaaagtatatataatgAGGATTGACAAGTCAAGTTCACGGATGTGTCGATCGTGCGTGCCGGAAAACCTAATTACAGTTATCTAAAAAAATCATGCCGAAGTATTATGGGAATAGGAAATATAAATTCTATAGAACTATTCAACTTGACTTTTGGGTTTCCTTTGTTATCGAAGCATGTTGACGAGCAAATATAAAGAATGTAAGAGGCCACACCTTTTGGCTTCCAATTTGTTTACCCCCCTCCCTGAATTGCAAAggaaatggaggggggggggtgtaataaCAATGAACTATTCAATTTTACGTGCTTATTCTGACAATATCAAAGCTGCAGCTTCTATTTATTAACGATcatgatgaagaagaaatatagcttaaaacatattcataaaacattaatgtcTTGACGACAGAGATTtatttatgaatataaaaaataagtaaaattatttccccctttttccttTCGTAGACCTaagttatatttttatgtatagTTTTTACACTTAAACAAGGATGTTTTCCGGGgatgttttataaaattatatttgttttgtatactgGCCTATCCCACATGATTCCTATTGTTCTTTCCATAACTTTATCTGAAATACAGCACTGACGACAATGGAAGCTGAAGGCGAAATCATCTTCAACTTCACCGGCCTTTGGATCTCGATCGGAGTTCTTGGATtcttcgtcgtcgtcgtcgtcctCTACGGCCTTATCACCGCATGGTCTGGTAGATTAATCCTCCCGCAGAGAGCCGAGGACAAGGAGCCACTCTCCCCGGACCATCGCGACAACGACGTCGAAAACGGTGACAAGAAAACATCACTGAGAACCACGGCGGAGGCAGAGGGCAGCCAAGAAGCGGAGAACGCAATGGTTGCCGATGAGCCACCATCGTATGACAAAGCAGTGCTTGGTGCATCGTCGGGCCAGGAGGCAGCAACAAACACGGACGATGGAAAGCTTGTTGATGGTACAGACGTCACGGTAGAAGTTTACGAACAGAAAGTTGATACTGCCGACGAAATTGCATAAGAAGGATCTATTCTAACCCCGATTCTAACaactgaaactgaaataaattaGACCAATTTGCAAATCGATTAATTAGTCGTTGAAGCGATcagataatcataattattgaacaaagtcgtattaaaaaaaatcatattttgttatgatataCCTCCATTTATTGATGAGGGATAttgcataatcattatcacGTGCAAGTCACAatgtctctgtggtctagtggttaaggcaccggcgttcaatgctgggggcccgggttcgattcccggcagagacatttattCGGCATTGCCAATTTTTCAAAAGGGCAgttagctctggggaaccttgatttaagctacgcctaccattgttctcttcatccatttctttcacaaaatatatatatatatatatatatatatttttttttttttgaatttttggctccccataggTTTAGCACAGACATACGTAGTTGGCATACGTTGACTAAATCGTCCATCTCATTTACTCAATTCCGCATGTCCATTAAATTTTGATTGACGGCAAATCAAAttttgggctcaattactttcttcaattacaattatgtaattgaagaaattttcaattacaattacttttcaattatattatattttttcaattacaattaccaattccttttttcaattacaatttcaattactttctataaaagtcataaatgaaatcaatttgtattCTGTATGTACTAGCACCATCTActagtatatcaacagacattCAATCTAGCTCTCCATATTCATCCAGCCCATAGAAttttggttacacttcgtaattccgaatgttttttattccgaaggttcgtaattccgaaacacgcaaattgcctatacctcgatgttcgttaatccgaaaacgtaaaagggttcgttaatccgaacatttgtggctttattccgaaggttcgttattccgaaggttcgataatccgaaaacgaaataaggttcaatGTTCCGAAGGTCCGTTAAttagaaaacgaaataaggttcattgttccgaaggttcgtttatccgaaaacgaaataaggttcattgttccgaaggttcgttagtccgaaaacgaaataaggttagttaatcatttagttttcggacaaacgaaccttcggaattacgaacctcatttctttttcggattaacgaaccttcggaattacgaacctcactttgttttcggactaacgaaccttcggaattacgaacctcatttcgttttcggactaacgaaccttcggaattaagaaccttcggaaatacgaaccttcggaataacgaagcttcggaattacgaatgtatgcggaaaaaaaaaaaaaagcaaaaaaaaaaaaaaaaagacatttataAAGCATCAACAAGTTATTTTTGGATGTCTTTTGAAAATCAAGTATAGAAAATATATTAGTTTAAGTGAGTATATAAATAGTAGTTTAGTTTCTATAAAGAATACAAGACGATATTAAAAATTATACTTATATTAAATTTGCATGTTCTAGAGGATAATGATGTATAATTTGATTATAGTCTGTCATTTACAAAATTCTTAtattacatttgttttatatttttctatattaTGAAAGTCAAATATTTTATGCTTCAGAGCTCTAAAGAAGGGAGAGTTTCACCCAAGATGACCTTAATATAGAGAGTTATTCCATGGTTTAATTTCTGGGGGtataaaacttaatatttttatgaataaaaggaaaaataaataaataaataaggaaaATTGAAGTTAATATTGTGACATCTGATAGCTAGTTAAAATGGTTATTTTTATGCATAAATAATTGCTTCCATAGTTTCATTAAAgaccaaacatttttttattaatttaccTTAGTtccatttgattttatttgaattttcacCGTTTCATTCAACTGTACACTATCATTGATCAATCTCACTCATTTGTTGTTCTTGGCTTGGCCATTATaagatttgtattttcaatttccACTCTTTTCAGTATATCTCTCATTTGTTCTTGATTTGGccattttaagatttttattttcaatttccacTCTTTTCTCCTGCCCAGACCTCCTTCTATCCTTCCctctattctctctctctctcccacctctctctttcccccttctCTTCCACCATCTCTTTGCCCCATCTCTGCCATCCAACTCATCCGTCCCTCCCTCAGACCCTGTCTCGttttcttctctcctttctGATCTCgaggcaataaaaaaaaacagcccaAAACACAGACACACAAATTAACATAAagtggaaagaaagaataatatcacttttttctacattttattcatgagaaaAATTTCCAACAAGAAACTTGTTATCAACTTTGCTGCCGCCATAGAGTGTCCACTGTAAATCACATTATGTAAGATGAGAATACAGTCGGATTTACAAGTCAACTTGTTATACACATCAAATATAaccactgatttttttttaaattgattgttGATAATTGACTACATCTGCACACAAAGGCACAAATGGGTGCAAAGAACTAGTACATATATTGAAATCACAAGGATTAGGATTATGAATAGGGTAAATCCATTTTTGTCTTCATGTATGTAGCCGAGAGAATTCTGAGTTCATATGAACGTATGCATTTATACTAGAGTGGCATAAAACAATCCATTTAATCAACAGATGACAACTGTGTACAATGTGAGCTGAAATTCCAATCGATATGAGATATCATATGATGTTGTAGTTTAATAGCTTGAAATGAATACCCTCCTGTGTTTAGTATTTGATATACTTTGTAACTGtgtaaaatcaaagaaaataataaatcgaATAATCATTGGTTGTTTACTCTGTATATTCAAAACTGATTACCGAAAATCTGCACTTTAAACTAGTGTtaataattatcaaattgaacCTATATGTTATGTTTTATCATGAGGGATGGTATAGTTGCAGGATTGTCAACTATTAATGACAAGTTAATGGTatctttgaaatttattttcagttaCAATCCTGATCTGTCATTTTGACAATTTAAAACTTATCTTTCATGAAGATACTATACATAGATGGGGGTATGTACTACTACTGATCAAAGTTTGTTTAAATAATGGTatctttgaaatttattttcaattacaatCCTAATCTGTGCTGTTACCCCCTCCCtatctattattttctttaattctttaacCTCAAAATCAAGACTCGGAACAAAAAGCAATATCAAACAATACAGACAAAATACTAGTGGAACACGGAGGACAATCATTCACTCATAAACTCCAAAATTTAACATCAAATAGTGTCAAACTCAGTAACAAGGTGAAAACTAACAACaaactttcaaattttgtttttgcagAAGAGAAAATTCAACATGTTAATGAACGCATACCAAACGGTGATTGCTGATGCAAAACACAGAACATTGATGAACCGgtattaaatcaaatttaaaagcaGTGAACAAATTGTAATTTTGAGTCAGCCAAAAATTACAAGGGTAATCTAATTAACTCAACATTTCGAACATTACTGAACTGATGCCAACTTTTGTTTTAAGAAATTAAATTGTGAATTATCTTATCCAATCCATTCAAACTGTCAACTTGAAAAATTGATCCAAAGTCAAGTGTAAATCAACAACGCTTCAAATtccaatgcaaatttttaattCGAAATGACTTAATATTTCAAACCTCAAATAATCGGTATTTACAGTCTGAAATGGACATTCTAGCATTTTTATGGCCATCTTGCTACCTGAATTCTGAATGCCTTTGACATTTATGTATGGAAATCTGACGGTGAGACCATCCGGTCTTTAAATTCCATGTAGCATAATAAAACCCTATCATTATGGAACCTTTTGATTTGTAATCAAGatgaaaaaagagggaaatatTTCACCTTTCACTACGTTGAATATATTGTAAGATAACCTTAATAAAACATTCTTACTTGATATTAGGAATGGTTACCATGGCTATAGAACATTAAATGGTGCAGCCTCTAACATGGATGTTCACAAAGTTGACTCGCAATGCAGCTAAATGACTACATTAATCTTACGGAATAGTGAAAGTTATAGACACTGACCACTCTATTAATGTTTAGCATTGTCTATACTGATGTATAACACTGGATTAGGATTTAATACACATTGCATCTGACCTCAAAGGGCTAACTCCATGATAAGATTGAACTTCTGTAGTTTACGCACGAGCTACGATAGTTGGTGCCATACACAAGTCGGCAATATTATAAGAAATGTCAAGCAGAGGATACCTTCACTTAACTGATCACTGAATACACGACAGACAGTACAATATAGAAACACAAGATTTCACATTAGCATAGATGCTCTCCATTCCCTCCTCTCTCCAACAAATCACAGAGAGGACTCTTTGATTGAGCCACAGGCCAATAAGGTATACCCGGACTGCTCATCACACCGGAGAGAATTTTTCATAGTgacgaaaaaaataaagatatgtACAGCTTCAGTTCCGTTATGTACAGGAGATAATATATTTACAACGCTGGCTTTGTACTGACAGAATGACGGCTGACCTCACTCTCCGAAGTACAAACCAAAATCAATAAACTTCAAAATGGAAACGTTTAGCCATGGCTGCGTCAAAGAGGCTACTTTTGATGCATCCATGTGCTAATGGCCCCAATCCCTCCGAGTCTTCACTTCTTAACACGTACTTACAATGTGCCACCACGGCCTCAGAACCCGTTCAAAACTGCAAGGAGCTCTAGAACCCGAAGCAGTGCTCTCAGAGTCGACCACACAGAGAAAAGTAAAAGCCAAAACTTGTACATTGATTAGAATTAAAAATTAAGACCAGATAATTACTGCGTATCTGACAGGTCCTATGCGGAACTTCTGTCTTCATGTGTGCATAATACAAATTTGAATTGCATAAAGCAGTTTTTATCCAAGCTGGGGTGGATCTTTTGGTAGTttcataatcaaacattttagaCACAGCCAGCATATATGTTGTAACCGACGTAGCATTACCACTCAAGAGAGACAAACAGGTTTTGTCCATGTGTGGTCGGAGGAACTATTGTTCATTTACTCGTAGACCAACGATACAGTTACCTATTAAACTCTGATCTCTGTTGGTCCTCGACTCCCATAATACTAATACAACATTCTATCACTTTTCTTATAGAATCTTATCACACTTGTGAATATTTTCACACTATTAGTAAAAACTGATGCAGATATTGCATTAAAGGGCATGTTGTATGGcgataaacaaatgaatatgaATCTCAAAACAATGCCCCCAAAATATACAAGAGTTGTATCACTACAAACataccttattttttttaaatctaaagtCAGCTGCTTGATATTCTTAACCatattcatgaataaaaatgcACTAATGGGACTAAGCAGAAAATATTACACTTAAAAGACATGTATGATGCATTATATAGGGAGGGAATGGGAGACAGATATAGCCTCTCATTCATCAACTGACAACAATAAATTTAGATATGAGAATGTTTGTAAACATCCAACACAATGGTGCTTCACAAAACTGTCATAAGTCTATCTTCTTGGAAAACCTAAAGAAAAGCATGTTTTAGAGTCTTGACCTTACAAGGAAGATGGATTACAATTTGATGAAAAGCAATGGAAATCCCTGTAAAATACTTATACTTGGGTATCAGCTATTTATTCTGTACCATCCAATTAGATTGATCACAAAACATTACATTTCGTTGACAGATTCTGCACTTTCGGTCCAGGATTAGGAGATAATCATTTTACCagatgaggaaaaaaaaaaaaaacataacaagtaTACACTGATTGGTCATATAAATTCATTCCACTCAATTTGACTGACATCAATAGATAGGTGGGGACGTTGTGATTAAGACtgtcgtctttcaatctgagggacttgggttcaattcccagccatggtgtgttttccttcagcaagaaactttcccacattgtgctgcactcatccCAGGTGAGTGaaatgggtactggcaggaagtaattcctcaaaaagctgtgagcaccgggaTCGGTAAactagcttagccagggtaatataggagcaccaTGAGCACCTCACAAGGTGGATATATGTGCgttacaaatcctatattattattatatgatataggTATTAAATTCTCCATGAAAGATAACACTTCACCATCGTTTACATTTACACGCAATTCGATGGCATGTAAAGAGCTCATGACAGGTTTGTGAAACTGGTCTAAAAATGTcaacctcaaaatatttggcttTTACATTACCTACAGTCAGTGATTAAGTACAACAGGACCATGCAACATAAAACTATAcaatcaatatttacaattgattacaATATCTGTACATGGACTGCCATAGACTAATGGATATAATTCCATGTACAGTTGATTGTATCTTTTGATGTTACAGGGCCCCGGTACTTCAAAAGGGAACAAGTCCCTCAGGCTCAAACTAGCCTAAAGGTAGAGAAATAAAATAGTTGTCATGATGGAAGAGGCCAAACAATTTGCTCAaacaggggggcgtttcatgaaaggacttgtcggacgttttatccgacaagtcccattttatccgacagttaccataggaacagtgcctctcagccaatcaaattcatggaaagatgtcagatctgacaacttgttggatgAAAATactgatgaaacgctccccagaacaATTTAGAATGATGGGACTCTGACAGCGCCAGGTTCAAATGATGTCAATCCGGTTATTTTGCTGCATGAAGTCCTGTAACAAGCCTTAGTTTTGGTGGATACGATGCAACCACACGATCTTCGAATCAATGTATGCTCGTTACGATGACCCATGAGATGTTAGGTTTATAATGAAATGTCTACATTGGTATACTGTGTTGTCAAGCTGGAAAGAAGAAAGGATGGCTGTAGACCTCAACGGTGAACCATCCTCTCTTTACAAGAGGTTGGTGGCATTGTTGGGCCCACTCGTGGATCCTATATTGAGAAAAGTAATTCTAGTGATGCGATACGCTAAAGCCTGCTTGGGACCTGCTGCCCTGGATACCTCAAACATGCCCATAGACCGTTCATGGTTTGGGTGAAGCGATTGGGACGTCACGCAGGCAACAGGTCAAAGTCTCTGTTGACTTCCACGATGGGTACATGGCTTGAGTGGACCTGAGGAGGGCTCTTGGAATCCCATTGCTTGAGTTCTTGAAGCTTGAGTTCCCATTCTAGTTTCTGAATGGCGTAGAGTGAAGCTGCCTCATGCTGATGACGCTGTAAGAGCTCCTCCTATTTGGGAGACAAATGGAAAACAAAATTGTGAACAAAAGTTACTCAGTgctaacacaaaaaaaaattagccaGATGTATTCCCTAAAAATTGTTGATTACAAACCAAATACCTATACACATAAGGAAATTCACAAATGGTAAATATTATAACTATTATGAACTATTTAACTATAAAACATCCCAATTATTTACTATAAAGAATAAATcactattgaaattatatatttattatatataaaagAACTAACAAGCAAGGAAGATATTCCCAGttacaaagaa from Lytechinus pictus isolate F3 Inbred chromosome 2, Lp3.0, whole genome shotgun sequence carries:
- the LOC129270764 gene encoding uncharacterized protein LOC129270764 yields the protein MATNISTAAMMTTLTTMEAEGEIIFNFTGLWISIGVLGFFVVVVVLYGLITAWSGRLILPQRAEDKEPLSPDHRDNDVENGDKKTSLRTTAEAEGSQEAENAMVADEPPSYDKAVLGASSGQEAATNTDDGKLVDGTDVTVEVYEQKVDTADEIA